In Candidatus Hydrogenedentota bacterium, the sequence GACTGGCAGGCAGTGTTCTCTCTGAAGACACGCAGATCACGCGCTATTCAGGAGGAATGCTATATGGCGAGCGAGAGTTCGGGAGTACCCGCGGTTGGATCAAAGGCGCCCTCTGTGGCCCTTAAATCGACCGACGGAAAGAACGTGTCCTTATCTGACTTCAAAGGCAAGTCGGTGGTGTTGTATTTCTACCCCAAGGATGACACGCCAGGCTGCACGATTGAGGCAAACGAGTTTCAGGCCAGTATCAAGGACTTCGAGAAGGCCAATGCGGTCGTGGTGGGGGTCAGTCCGGACAGCGTGGAATCTCACTGCAAGTTCGCGAACAAATATGGACTTAACTTCATACTCTTGGCCGACGAGGAGCACGCCGTGGCCGAGAAGTATGGGGTGTGGGTTGAGAAGAACAACTACGGCAAGAAGTACTGGGGAATTCAACGCGCAACGTTCCTGATAGACGGCGACGGTAAGGTTGCCAAAGTCTGGCCCAAGGTGAAGGCGGAAGGACATGCCGCTGAGGTGCTGGAAGCGGTAAAAGATCTGAAATAGTCGAACTGTGAAAGCGCATTTTCAAGCCGTCCGGCACAAACCGGGCGGCTTTGCTTTTGTCCTGGGCAGGAGTGATGGTACGATTTGTAAGGGCTGTCCTCGGGACATCCCCGGTGGCGTAACGTGGTTGGAAACCAGGGAGCGGACGTGCTCCCGAATACGAGTCTGAATGAACAAGAAAGCGTTCGTTATATCGGCGGCATTTCTGTTGGTCGGAGTGGCTGCGGCGGTTGTGGGTATTTGGAGCTATCTCTCTTCCACCCCGGCGAAGACCAGTATGAGGACCGTTCCCGATTCTCAGGCGATGGGAAATGCTGTTCCCAAGCCGGAGACGGCATCCAAAGATGTCGACCAGAAACCGGAGCAGAAGTCGGATCAGAAGCCGGAGCCAGTAAAACTGGCTGAATCGATGAAGAGGGTGGAATCGAAGCTGGCCGAAGCCAAGCAACGCGAGGCCTCCAAACCGATTGTGCCAGCCCGCTCAGGAAGCACGAGGCCGGCCTCCCAGGTGCCCATTCGATCCTCCACGGCGCCGACTTCTCAGCCCAAGGATGTTACGCCGCAGGATGAGACACCGGAAGAGGCTCCAATCCAGGAGGAAGCTCCCCAAGCTCCAGTAGAGCAGACGAGTGGCTTCTCGGCGGAGAAGCTGAATGCGTTGGCCCTTGGCATGACCTACGAGCAGGTTGCGCTGACGCTTGGGGAGGCGGGACGCATTCTTGGCGAGGGTCTAGCGGTACCGTTTCAGCCGATCGGCTGGGCAACTGTGGAATGGGGAAGCAGGGAAAAGGGTCTATTCACAGCCACCTTCAACGAAGATGAGCAGCTCGTCGCTGTGGATACGTTTAACGTGCCCGGGACCGAGGCGCTCGCGGCAGTGCCTGCGAACGCGGTTCGCACGTGGCTCAACAACGCCATGGCTCAGGAGCGGTTGGCCGTTCGTGTGCCGGTGGTCGTGACGAAACCCAGCGGACCCGGCAATTATGAATACAGTGCGGCGTTGGTGAGTCAGTCCGGGGTCGAAGTGGGCGAAATTGCAGGGTTCTATCATCTGGGCGACGGAGCTACGACGTACGCGGCGGAAGACCAACAACCCTATACCCGGTTGCTGGAGGGTGTCTACGAAGTCGTCTGGGAAGACGGCAGCAACACTAGCGATTCGTTTTCGCTTGTGGAGTATTGACGCCTGTGGTCAACGATCGTAGGCAAATCGATGGGCTTCCCAATCGATGATGGTGGTATCGAATACCGGCCCGTCGTAGCAGACACGAACGCGCCGTTCGCCTTCGGATTCTCTCGTGGCTTCCACGACACAACCCAAGCACGCACCGTCGCCGCAGGCCATTTGTGCCTCAAGGGATACGAGGCATTCCGCGCCCGCCTGCACCGCCACATCTGACGTGGTTTTCATCATGATCATGGGACCGCAGGCGTATACGCGCGTTCCTGGTCCGGGATTGAGCCTGGCCAGCATCTGGGACGCATAGGCCTTCTCGCCGGCAGAACCATCATCCGTCGCAACGTGAACCGTGCAACCCAATTCGCGGAACTCGTCTTCGCAGAGAATGAGATGCTTGCTGCGCGCTGCGAGAATGACTTCGGGGATGATTTTGCACTCGCGAACCAGCGCGTCGGCCAGCGCGGGAAAAGTCGCGACGCCTATACCGCCTGCAACGATGATGTGTCGCGACGCCGTGGCGTCGAGAGGAAAACCGTTGCCCAATGGACCTTGAATCCCCACGGTTTGCCCAGGGAGCAGGCGCGACATGATATGCGTGCCTTCACCTTCGACCTTGTAGAGGATTGAGATCGAGTCTTCGCGAATTCGCTCGAAGCACATCGGCCTGCGCAAGAATGGGTAAAGCGATTCGCTCACTTGAATCATGCAGAATTGGCCGGGGCGAGCCGCATGCGCGATGGCGGGCGCGTGCAGGGTCATCCGGCATT encodes:
- the bcp gene encoding thioredoxin-dependent thiol peroxidase, which codes for MTDWQAVFSLKTRRSRAIQEECYMASESSGVPAVGSKAPSVALKSTDGKNVSLSDFKGKSVVLYFYPKDDTPGCTIEANEFQASIKDFEKANAVVVGVSPDSVESHCKFANKYGLNFILLADEEHAVAEKYGVWVEKNNYGKKYWGIQRATFLIDGDGKVAKVWPKVKAEGHAAEVLEAVKDLK
- a CDS encoding dihydroorotate dehydrogenase electron transfer subunit: MRYLLDCQIESNREIAPEQCRMTLHAPAIAHAARPGQFCMIQVSESLYPFLRRPMCFERIREDSISILYKVEGEGTHIMSRLLPGQTVGIQGPLGNGFPLDATASRHIIVAGGIGVATFPALADALVRECKIIPEVILAARSKHLILCEDEFRELGCTVHVATDDGSAGEKAYASQMLARLNPGPGTRVYACGPMIMMKTTSDVAVQAGAECLVSLEAQMACGDGACLGCVVEATRESEGERRVRVCYDGPVFDTTIIDWEAHRFAYDR